The Toxoplasma gondii ME49 chromosome XII, whole genome shotgun sequence genome includes a region encoding these proteins:
- a CDS encoding N-acetyltransferase family protein (encoded by transcript TGME49_219760) — protein sequence MATLRRADVFDLFAMQNANFINLPENYIMKYYFFHAVSWPQLLSVSHDSQGKLVGYVLAKLEEDDPTDHHGHVTSVAVLRQSRKLGLASKLMNMTQHAMEEVFDADYASLHVRVTNRAAYSLYKHTLGYRIHDIDKEYYADKEDAFSMRNYFSPEKRKMKKAASGPDPPSATLEKAVAKAEEGKNSADAAPSGEAKTEEESKSQEGGGAGASSSGKKKKKR from the exons ATGGCGACGCTTCGCCGCGCGGACGTATTTGACTTATTCGCCATGCAAAATGCGAACTTCATCAACCTCCCGGAGAATTACATCATGAAGTACTACTTCTTCCACGCAGTTTCTTGGCCGCAACTCCTCAGCGTCTCTCATGACTCTCAGGGGAAACTCGTTGGCTACGTTCTGGCAAAACT agaggaagacgacccTACAGACCACCATGGACATGTCACCTCTGTCGCAGTGTTGCGTCAAAGCCGAAAACTCGGCCTTGCCTCCAAACTCATGAACATGACGC AGCATGCAATGGAGGAAGTTTTCGACGCCGACTACGCCTCCCTGCATGTGCGCGTCACAAACAGAGCCGCCTACTCGCTCTACAAGCACACTCTGGGCTACAG aATTCACGACATCGACAAGGAGTACTACGCCGACAAGGAAGATGCATTCAGCATGAGAAATTACTTCTCCCCAG aaaaacgaaaaatgAAGAAAGCTGCTAGCGGACCAGATCCCCCCAGTGCGACGTTAGAAAAAGCAGTGGCGAaggccgaagaaggaaagaactcAGCCGACGCTGCGCCTTCCGGA gaagcgaagacagaggaagagtcCAAGAGCCAAGAGGGCGGCGGCGCGGGTGCGAGCAGCtccggaaagaagaagaagaagcgatgA
- a CDS encoding cytochrome c, putative (encoded by transcript TGME49_219750) produces the protein MSRAEPDVQVPSGDIKAGAKVFKAKCSQCHTINAGGAAKAGPNLHGFIGRESGKADFPYSDANKTSGIIWSEKHLWEYLLNPKTYIPGTKMVFAGIKKEKERADLIAYLVDASNK, from the exons ATGTCGCGTGCTGAACCTGACGTCCAAGTGCCGTCTGGCGACATCAAAGCCGGCGCGAAAGTTTTCAAAGCCAAATGCTCGCAATGCCACACCATCAACGCTG GGGGTGCTGCCAAGGCCGGACCGAACCTCCACGGTTTCATCGGCCGTGAAAGTGGAAAAGCTGACTTCCCGTACTCGGATGCCAACAAGACCAGTGGCATTATCTGGTCCGAGAAGCACTTGTGGGAGTACTTGTTGAACCCGAAGACGTACATTCCGGGCACGAAGATGGTGTTTGCGGGTatcaagaaggagaaggaacgcgcGGATCTGATTGCGTACCTTGTTGATGCCTCCAACAAATGA
- a CDS encoding hypothetical protein (encoded by transcript TGME49_219742~Signal peptide predicted by SignalP 2.0 HMM (probability 0.776) with cleavage site probability 0.560 at residue 19) gives MKYFITFTVLLQLFSPTEGYSAVPRRPGGHRRSLGDTLDSQSPRKFSETLNWETKSETAGESCSLKALETAGSSPSARTKISSLRETEEYVETVYEKRREASRLCASGQTDKCESPDQPLWETLGLQKPPPCPTIQSFKLSDCEDAESTKHTKSFAKDSEGSVKKSGERKKRVKHEAAATTEASSSSEFDEGDSNRNEATTSRDGETHRRRKSGVASRITRHYSMSNARVRKRRHGSRLAKKLHTSDENGRETETDASSAENHGRNIDRETGTDASGHSGHVESARATEDTYNGEGSAEPKSTASSGVNEVEDEDTIDSAEEQAFAEMQAQDIFGMIKDMFGNGMEISDPKNFEGGNQGSYFDFMYPQSTDYPWACMCDENQYKRWEAKEIQAVPCRNQVDMSIQGIVAACNPKNHNMNSAERRGDRFYISLWLPALVCLTFWSWH, from the exons ATGAAGTACTTCATCACCTTCACCGTTCTCCTTCAACTTTTCTCCCCAA CCGAGGGCTACTCGGCGGTTCCGCGAAGGCCCGGAGGTCACCGCCGATCGCTAGGAGACACTCTGGACTCTCAGTCGCCACGGAAGTTTTCAGAGACACTGAACTGGGAGACGAAATCGGAGACTGCCGGCGAATCGTGCAGCTTGAAGGCTCTGGAGACTGCAGGCTCCAGCCCCTCAGCGAGGACCAAAATTAGCAGCCTGCGGGAGACTGAGGAGTATGTGGAAACGGTCTACGAGAAGAGGCGTGAGGCCTCTCGACTCTGCGCCTCGGGGCAGACAGACAAATGCGAATCGCCCGACCAGCCTCTCTGGGAGACCTTAGGACTCCAGAAACCACCGC CCTGCCCAACGATTCAGTCCTTCAAATTGTCAGACTGCGAGGACGCAGAATCCACAAAGCACACCAAGTCGTTTGCGAAAGACTCTGAAGGGTCAGTGAAGAAATCtggggagaggaaaaagcgcGTAAAACACGAGGCCGCGGCGACCACGGAGGCGTCGAGTTCTTCTGAGTTTGATGAAGGAGATTCCAACAGGAACGAGGCGACTACTTCTCgggacggagagacgcacCGAAGACGAAAATCTGGGGTAGCCTCACGGATCACCCGACACTACTCAATGTCGAATGCGCGAGTCCGGAAGCGTAGGCACGGTTCTAGACTTGCCAAGAAGCTGCACACATCCGATGAAAACGGTCGCGAAACTGAGACCGACGCGAGTTCCGCCGAGAACCACGGTCGAAATATTGACCGTGAGACAGGCACAGATGCAAGCGGCCATAGTGGCCATGTTGAATCTGCGAGAGCAACGGAAGACACATACAACGGCGAAGGCAGCGCGGAGCCAAAGAGCACCGCTTCTAGTGGGGTCAACGAAgttgaagacgaagacacaaTTGACAGCGCCGAGGAACAG GCTTTCGCGGAGATGCAGGCGCAGGACATTTTCGGCATGATCAAAGACATGTTTGGCAACGGAATGGAAATCTCGGATCCGAAGAACTTCGAAGGTGGCAACCAAGGATCCTACTTCGATTTCATGTATCCACAAAGCACAGATTATCCCTGGGCGTGCATGTGTGATGAGAACCAGTACAAGCGgtgggaagcgaaggaaattCAAGCCGTACCCTGCCGTAATCAAGTCGATATGTCTATTCAGGGCATTGTCGCAGCGTGTAACCCGAAGAACCACAACATGAACAGTGCAGAGCGAAGGGGAGATCGATTCTATATTTCTCTGTGGCTACCGGCACTTGTATGCCTCACTTTCTGGTCGTGGCACTAA